From Pagrus major chromosome 9, Pma_NU_1.0, the proteins below share one genomic window:
- the LOC141002478 gene encoding rho GTPase-activating protein 6-like, with protein MWRPPVERGITHLGDFTWSSVSGRSVGLKPVPLQSLSELERVRLQDVAFRRLLRDHDLGCHITIPKYGRKHKKSLRRKLDSLSKEKSRDKENSPQAFGIPLSQVISNDCTHKQRHDPLREGHSDPTELMLSFLHLNSSFKRANKELSSSNSSLSSTSETPNDSPLLSTPDVAPRTRRRGGVSVDCITDLDDNQSRLLEALQLSLPVEAAGNREKRHDKKLSLNPIYRQVPRVVGLCCQHLEKHGLQTVGIFRVGSSKKRVRQLRKEFDQGWEVHLDEEHSVHDVAALLKEFLRDMPDSLLTRELYTAFINTILLDYSDQESALQLLIFLLPPCNSDTLQRLLCLLSTVAAHAEDSLDNEGQEITGNKMTSLNLATIFGPNLLHKQKNSDKEFAVQSFARAEESSAIISVVERMINTCGTLFMVPADLQNEVLMSLLETDPDVVDYLLRRKASQHSDLGPLRAGESFSPSDRRLSNDSIKASSGEVSPYDNNSPVLSDGLLYKYPEDSSPMSDRIPRLSKQHKLSGHSKDRSGSTSPTLSTDKEASNDHFWDTWQELLSKDFTGHHITGSLGDVSECESYGSSEGLSSHQGNNKLPVRPTQTSLDVLEVRPHLPVTRSSSGPHDQRGQTQPQSSLHQRLSDQSGAVSSDNLAGRTGHPVCPLIKVRTRGLIPPYYSGQLRDTHISHSTPSLFSYQPDPQTPQQAQTVDTADGPGEAKVPDAPEWQTERWHIWRILSKDNGDALPETLV; from the exons GGTGACTTCACGTGGAGCAGCGTGTCAGGACGTAGCGTTGGCCTGAAGCCCGTCCCCCTGCAAAGCCTCTCAGAGTTGGAGAGGGTTCGTCTCCAGGACGTGGCCTTCAGAAGACTCCTGCGGGATCACGACCTTGGCTGCCACATCACCATCCCTAAAT ATGGCCGCAAGCACAAGAAGTCACTCAGGCGGAAGTTGGATTCCTTATCtaaagagaagagcagagacAAAG AGAATTCGCCCCAGGCGTTTGGCATACCACTGTCACAGGTCATATCCAATGACTGCACACACAAGCAGCGGCACGATCCCCTGCGGGAGGGGCACAGTGACCCCACTGAATTGATGCTATCCTTCCTCCACCTCAACTCCAGCTTCAAAAGGGCCAACAAGGAGCTCTCCAGCAGCAACTCGTCCCTGAGCTCCACTTCTGAGACCCCTAATGATTCACCTCTGCTCAGCACACCAGACGTGGCCCCGCGTACGCGCAGGAGG GGCGGAGTATCTGTGGACTGCATCACTGACCTTGATGATAACCAGTCTCGGCTCTTGGAGGCCCTCCAGCTGTCTCTGCCAGTAGAGGCAGCTGGCAACAGGGAGAAGCGTCATGACAAAAAGCTCAGTCTCAACCCAATTTACAGACAGGTGCCCAGGGTGGTGGGTCTCTGCTGCCAGCACCTTGAAAAACACG GCCTACAGACGGTTGGAATTTTCCGTGTTGGGAGTTCCAAGAAGAGAGTGCGACAG CTACGCAAGGAGTTCGACCAGGGATGGGAGGTACATTTGGATGAGGAGCACAGTGTCCATGATGTAGCTGCCTTGCTGAAAGAGTTCCTCAGAGACATGCCTGACTCTCTGCTGACAAGAGAGCTCTACACAGCCTTCATCAACACAATAT TGCTGGATTATTCAGACCAAGAGAGCGCCCTGCAGCTCCTGATATTTTTGCTTCCTCCCTGTAACAGCGACACGCTGCAGCGCCTCCTCTGCTTGCTGTCCACAGTGGCTGCACATGCGGAAGACAGCCTGGACAATGAGGGACAGGAG ATCACAGGAAACAAGATGACATCACTCAATTTAGCCACCATCTTTGGACCGAACCTCTTACACAAGCAGAAAAACTCAGACAAAGAGTTTGCTGTCCAGAGTTTCGCCCGTGCAGAGGAGAGCTCAGCCATCATCAGCGTGGTCGAAAGGATGATCAATACTTGTGGTACACTATTTATG GTTCCTGCTGACCTGCAGAATGAGGTGCTGATGAGTTTGCTGGAAACTGATCCTGATGTCGTAGATTACTTACTGCGGAGGAAGGCTTCTCAGCACTC AGACCTAGGCCCTCTCAGAGCGGGGGAGTCCTTCTCTCCTTCTGACAGACGCTTATCCAACGACTCCATCAAAGCATCTAGTGGAGAGGTGTCTCCTTATGACAACAACTCCCCAGTCCTGTCAGATGGACTGCTGTATAAATACCCAGAGGACAGCAGTCCGATGTCAGACAGGATCCCCAGACTTTCTAAGCAGCACAAACTCAGTGGCCATTCTAAAGACAGATCAGGCAGCACCTCTCCTACGCTTTCCACAGACAAAG AGGCCTCAAATGATCATTTCTGGGACACCTGGCAGGAACTGCTCAGCAAGGATTTTACTGGCCATCACATCACCG GCTCCCTCGGAGACGTGTCGGAATGTGAGTCGTACGGATCATCAGAGGGGCTGAGCAGTCACCAAGGTAACAACAAGCTGCCTGTCAGGCCAACACAAACCTCATTGGACGTGCTGGAAGTCAGGCCACACCTCCCGGTGACTCGCAGCAGCAGTGGCCCTCATGAccagagaggacagacacaACCGCAATCATCATTACATCAGCGACTGAGCGACCAATCAGGAGCTGTCAGCTCGGACAACTTAGCAGGAAGGACAGGACACCCTGTATGTCCATTAATTAAGGTCAGGACGCGTGGTTTGATTCCTCCTTATTACTCCGGACAGCTGAGGGACACCCATATTTCTCACTCCACACCCTCCCTCTTCTCGTATCAGCCTGACCCTCAAACCCCACAGCAGGCCCAGACTGTAGATACAGCAGATGGGCCCGGAGAAGCAAAGGTCCCTGATGCACCAGAGtggcagacagagaggtggCATATATGGCGGATACTGTCAAAAGACAATGGAGACGCACTGCCTGAAACCCTGGTGTGA